The Pseudomonas allokribbensis genome has a window encoding:
- a CDS encoding substrate-binding periplasmic protein, with translation MRWAVGAILGISLNAMAAQPPLRFAMADSWAMPLAQYERGRPTQGILYDMMLSLATQVGVPAEFHVLPRTRVQNTMEHGEVDVRCYASQSWLPNLSGNYIWSIPLFFQRDLLIGRQDQPSSVDPAHLPRQSIGTVLGYSYPTLQPLFDADRLWREDARNQEQVLDKLLAGRYRYAVSNQWTLDWFNQRLLPGQQLRGAAVLQEQQVGCYVRNDPKVPVQRILRTLLQMKMSGEIDDIIRLYTGGSEGAP, from the coding sequence ATGCGGTGGGCCGTGGGGGCAATACTGGGAATCAGCCTGAACGCGATGGCCGCGCAGCCGCCGCTGCGCTTCGCCATGGCCGACAGCTGGGCGATGCCGCTGGCGCAATACGAACGCGGCCGCCCGACCCAGGGCATCCTTTACGACATGATGCTCAGCCTGGCGACCCAGGTCGGCGTGCCGGCGGAGTTTCACGTCCTGCCCCGCACCCGCGTGCAAAACACCATGGAACACGGCGAAGTCGACGTGCGCTGTTATGCCTCGCAATCGTGGCTGCCGAACCTGTCCGGGAATTACATCTGGAGCATCCCGCTGTTCTTCCAGCGCGACCTGCTGATCGGCCGCCAGGATCAACCCTCCAGCGTCGATCCGGCCCACCTGCCCCGCCAATCGATCGGCACCGTGCTCGGCTACAGCTACCCCACGCTGCAGCCGCTGTTCGACGCCGACCGGTTATGGCGCGAAGACGCGCGCAATCAGGAGCAGGTGCTCGACAAACTCCTGGCCGGTCGTTACCGCTACGCCGTGAGCAATCAATGGACGCTGGACTGGTTCAACCAGCGCCTGCTGCCGGGGCAGCAACTGCGAGGGGCGGCAGTGTTGCAGGAGCAGCAGGTCGGCTGCTACGTCCGCAACGATCCGAAAGTGCCGGTGCAGCGGATATTGAGGACGTTGCTGCAGATGAAAATGTCGGGGGAGATTGATGACATTATCCGGTTGTATACCGGTGGTTCGGAAGGCGCCCCATAA
- the dnaX gene encoding DNA polymerase III subunit gamma/tau: MSYQVLARKWRPRSFREMVGQTHVLKALINALDSQRLHHAYLFTGTRGVGKTTIARIIAKCLNCETGITSSPCGECSVCREIDEGRFVDLIEIDAASRTKVEDTRELLDNVQYAPSRGRFKVYLIDEVHMLSSHSFNALLKTLEEPPPYVKFILATTDPQKLPATILSRCLQFSLKNMTPERVVEHLTHVLGAENVPFEDDALWLLGRAADGSMRDAMSLTDQAIAFGEGKVLAADVRAMLGTLDHGQVYDVLHALIEGDAKALLEAVRHLAEQGPDWNGVLSEILNVLHRVAIAQALPEGVDNGHGDRDRVLALAQALPAEDVQFYYQMGLIGRRDLPLAPDPRGGFEMVLLRMLAFRPADTADAPRQPLKPVGISQATVDSANSVAAAPKPAPVVAAAVAPAPVVAPAPAPVPEPAPVAPVIAPEPVPEPEPEPVAVEEIVDLPWNDPVEPAPVQQPAVEPVLETTAEQPDLPPMPLPTPDSVVPDAPEWAAAPIPEPSVAEVDAATPGMDMDDEPPLDEDYIEPDMDSAYSYLDDLASEHAADPVPEPEPEPAAAPATGLALQWLELFPKLPISGMTGSIAANCTLIAVDGDNWLMHLDPAHSALFNATQQRRLNDALNQYHGRTLNLSMELIKPEQETPAQAASRRRANRQREAEESIHGDPFIQQMVQQFGAVVRHDTIEPVDALVSQG, encoded by the coding sequence ATGAGTTATCAGGTTCTTGCACGTAAATGGCGTCCGCGCTCGTTCCGCGAAATGGTCGGCCAGACCCATGTGCTCAAGGCTCTGATCAATGCCTTGGACAGCCAACGCCTGCACCACGCCTACCTGTTCACCGGGACGCGGGGCGTCGGCAAGACGACGATTGCGCGGATCATCGCCAAATGTCTGAACTGTGAAACAGGTATCACTTCAAGCCCGTGCGGCGAGTGTTCGGTGTGCCGCGAGATCGATGAAGGGCGCTTCGTCGACCTGATCGAGATCGACGCCGCGAGCCGGACCAAGGTCGAGGACACTCGCGAGCTGCTCGATAACGTGCAGTACGCCCCGAGCCGCGGGCGCTTCAAGGTCTACCTGATCGACGAAGTGCACATGCTCTCCAGCCATTCCTTCAATGCGCTGCTGAAAACCCTCGAAGAGCCGCCGCCCTACGTCAAGTTCATCCTGGCGACCACCGACCCGCAGAAACTTCCGGCAACGATTTTGTCGCGATGCCTGCAATTCTCGCTGAAGAACATGACCCCCGAGCGGGTAGTCGAGCATTTGACCCACGTTCTCGGCGCGGAAAACGTGCCGTTCGAAGACGACGCCCTGTGGCTGCTCGGTCGCGCGGCCGACGGTTCGATGCGCGACGCCATGAGCCTGACCGATCAGGCCATCGCCTTCGGTGAGGGCAAGGTGTTGGCCGCCGATGTGCGGGCAATGCTCGGTACGCTGGATCACGGCCAGGTCTATGACGTGTTGCATGCGCTGATCGAAGGTGACGCCAAGGCGTTGCTCGAAGCCGTGCGTCACCTGGCCGAGCAAGGGCCGGACTGGAACGGCGTGCTCTCGGAAATTCTCAACGTGCTGCACCGCGTCGCCATCGCCCAGGCCTTGCCGGAAGGCGTCGACAACGGCCACGGCGACCGTGACCGGGTGCTGGCACTGGCCCAGGCCTTGCCGGCCGAAGACGTGCAGTTCTATTACCAGATGGGCCTGATCGGCCGCCGCGACTTGCCACTGGCGCCAGACCCGCGTGGCGGATTCGAAATGGTCCTGCTGCGGATGCTGGCCTTCCGGCCGGCGGACACGGCGGACGCCCCGAGGCAACCGCTAAAGCCAGTGGGGATCAGCCAGGCCACAGTTGATTCCGCAAACTCAGTGGCTGCCGCGCCGAAACCTGCGCCGGTAGTTGCTGCGGCTGTTGCGCCGGCTCCGGTGGTTGCACCTGCGCCAGCGCCTGTTCCCGAGCCCGCACCGGTTGCCCCGGTGATTGCGCCTGAACCCGTGCCTGAGCCGGAACCAGAACCGGTCGCCGTCGAGGAAATCGTCGATCTGCCGTGGAATGACCCGGTAGAACCGGCTCCTGTGCAACAGCCAGCGGTAGAGCCGGTTCTGGAAACCACCGCCGAGCAGCCTGACCTGCCGCCGATGCCGCTGCCGACCCCGGACAGCGTCGTGCCGGATGCGCCGGAGTGGGCCGCCGCGCCGATCCCCGAGCCGTCGGTGGCCGAGGTCGATGCCGCCACGCCGGGCATGGATATGGACGACGAGCCGCCGCTCGACGAAGACTACATCGAGCCGGACATGGATTCGGCCTACAGTTACCTCGACGATCTGGCCAGCGAACACGCGGCCGATCCGGTCCCGGAGCCCGAGCCGGAACCCGCCGCCGCGCCGGCCACCGGTCTGGCCCTGCAATGGCTGGAGCTGTTCCCGAAACTGCCGATTTCCGGCATGACCGGCAGTATCGCCGCCAACTGCACGCTGATCGCGGTCGATGGCGACAACTGGCTGATGCACCTGGACCCGGCTCATAGCGCCTTGTTCAACGCCACCCAGCAGCGTCGGCTGAACGATGCATTGAACCAGTACCACGGCCGCACGCTGAACCTGAGCATGGAGCTGATCAAGCCCGAGCAGGAAACCCCGGCCCAGGCTGCGTCCCGGCGCCGTGCCAACCGTCAGCGCGAGGCGGAGGAGTCGATCCATGGCGATCCGTTCATCCAGCAGATGGTCCAGCAGTTCGGCGCGGTCGTGCGACACGATACTATTGAACCTGTCGACGCCCTGGTCAGTCAGGGCTAA
- a CDS encoding YbaB/EbfC family nucleoid-associated protein has translation MMKGGMAGLMKQAQQMQEKMAKMQEELANAEVTGKAGGDLVTVVMTGRHDVKKVSIDPSVLPGLDEDDREVVEDLVAAAVNAAVRQIEANSQAKMGSMTAGMNLPAGMKLPF, from the coding sequence ATGATGAAAGGTGGCATGGCCGGCCTGATGAAGCAGGCGCAGCAGATGCAGGAAAAAATGGCCAAGATGCAGGAAGAGCTGGCCAACGCAGAAGTCACCGGTAAGGCCGGTGGCGATCTGGTCACCGTGGTGATGACCGGTCGTCACGACGTGAAAAAAGTCAGCATCGACCCAAGCGTTCTGCCGGGCCTGGACGAAGACGACCGTGAAGTGGTCGAAGATCTGGTGGCCGCTGCCGTCAACGCTGCCGTGCGTCAGATCGAAGCCAACAGCCAGGCCAAGATGGGCAGCATGACCGCTGGCATGAACCTGCCGGCCGGTATGAAACTGCCGTTCTGA
- a CDS encoding NADP-dependent oxidoreductase, with protein MSDPLTLNQRIVLASRPVGAPTPENFRLEREALPALEDGQLLLKTLHLSLDPYMRGRMSDAPSYAAPVQIGEVMTGGAVSRVEQSRHPKFQVGDLVVGATGWQSHSISDGRNIIPIPSGLPSPSMALGVLGMPGLTAYMGLMDIGQPKAGETLVVAAASGAVGSVVGQVAKIKGLRAVGVAGGAEKCKYVVEELGFDACIDHKASDFAEQLAKACPKGIDVYYENVGGHVFDAVVPLLNPKARIPLCGLIAGYNATEVPKGPDRLPMLQRTLLTKRVRIQGFIVFDDYGDRQPEFISAMVPWVREGKVKFREDVVDGLEQAPQAFIGLLEGRNFGKLVVRVAQD; from the coding sequence ATGTCCGACCCCCTGACCCTCAATCAACGCATCGTGCTGGCCTCGCGTCCGGTGGGCGCGCCAACACCCGAGAATTTCCGTCTGGAGCGCGAAGCGCTGCCGGCGCTTGAAGACGGCCAGTTGCTGCTCAAGACCCTTCACCTGTCACTCGATCCCTACATGCGCGGGCGCATGAGTGACGCACCGTCCTACGCGGCGCCGGTACAAATCGGCGAGGTGATGACCGGTGGGGCTGTCAGCCGGGTCGAGCAGTCGCGTCATCCAAAATTCCAGGTCGGCGATCTGGTGGTCGGCGCCACGGGTTGGCAAAGCCACAGCATCAGCGACGGGCGCAACATCATCCCGATCCCGTCGGGGCTGCCGAGCCCGTCGATGGCCCTCGGCGTGCTGGGCATGCCGGGCTTGACCGCTTACATGGGGCTGATGGACATCGGCCAGCCGAAGGCAGGGGAGACCCTGGTGGTCGCCGCCGCTTCTGGCGCAGTAGGTTCGGTGGTCGGGCAGGTGGCGAAGATCAAAGGCCTGCGCGCCGTCGGCGTGGCCGGCGGTGCAGAGAAGTGCAAATACGTGGTCGAGGAGCTGGGTTTCGACGCCTGTATCGATCACAAGGCGTCTGACTTCGCCGAGCAACTGGCCAAGGCCTGCCCGAAAGGCATCGACGTCTATTACGAAAACGTCGGCGGCCATGTCTTCGATGCGGTCGTCCCGCTGCTCAATCCCAAGGCACGGATCCCGCTGTGTGGCCTGATTGCCGGCTACAACGCCACTGAAGTACCGAAAGGTCCGGATCGCTTGCCGATGTTGCAGCGTACCCTGCTGACCAAACGCGTACGCATTCAGGGCTTCATCGTGTTCGACGACTATGGCGACCGTCAGCCGGAATTCATCAGCGCCATGGTGCCGTGGGTGCGCGAGGGCAAGGTGAAATTCCGCGAAGACGTGGTCGATGGCCTGGAGCAAGCGCCGCAAGCGTTTATCGGGCTGCTGGAGGGGCGCAACTTCGGCAAACTGGTGGTGCGGGTCGCCCAGGACTGA
- the recR gene encoding recombination mediator RecR encodes MSFSPLIRQLIDALRVLPGVGQKTAQRMALQLLERDRSGGTRLAQALSQAMEGVGHCRQCRTLTEDDLCPQCADTRRDDTLLCVVEGPMDVYAVEQTGFRGRYFVLKGHLSPLDGLGPEAIGIPQLMTRIEEAGTFTEVILATNPTVEGEATAHYIAQLLNNKGLIASRIAHGVPLGGELELVDGGTLAHSFAGRKPISL; translated from the coding sequence ATGAGCTTCAGCCCTTTGATTCGCCAACTGATCGACGCCCTGCGAGTTCTGCCGGGCGTGGGTCAGAAAACTGCCCAGCGTATGGCGTTGCAGTTGCTCGAACGTGACCGCAGCGGCGGCACGCGCCTGGCCCAGGCCTTGAGCCAGGCCATGGAAGGGGTCGGACACTGCCGCCAGTGCCGCACGCTGACCGAAGACGATCTGTGCCCGCAATGCGCCGACACACGCCGTGACGACACGCTGCTGTGCGTGGTGGAAGGTCCGATGGACGTGTACGCGGTCGAGCAGACCGGGTTCCGGGGTCGCTATTTCGTGCTCAAGGGGCATCTGTCGCCGCTGGACGGGCTCGGCCCGGAGGCCATCGGCATTCCGCAGTTGATGACGCGAATCGAAGAGGCGGGCACCTTCACCGAGGTCATCCTTGCCACCAACCCGACCGTGGAAGGTGAAGCGACGGCTCACTACATCGCGCAATTGCTCAACAACAAAGGCCTGATCGCCTCGCGCATCGCTCACGGTGTGCCGTTGGGTGGCGAGCTGGAACTGGTGGACGGCGGCACGCTGGCTCACTCGTTTGCCGGGCGCAAGCCGATTTCCCTCTGA
- a CDS encoding acyl-CoA dehydrogenase family protein, with product MPAFQEYFDPSHQMVRDSVRRFVEREILPDIDAWEEAESFPRELYLKAGAAGILGIGYPEALGGSHEGDLFAKIAASEELMRCGSGGLVAGLGSLDIGLPPVVKWARPEVRDCVVPQVLSGEKISALAVTEPGGGSDVANLQTRAIRDGDHYRVSGSKTFITSGVRADYYTVAVRTGAPGFGGISLLLIEKGTPGFTVGRQLKKMGWWASDTAELFFDDCRVPVGNLIGAENMGFACIMGNFQSERLALALMANMTAQLALEESLKWAREREAFGKPIGKFQVIKHRLAEMATALEVSREFTYRQAAKMAAGQSVIREISMAKNFATDTSDRITTEAVQILGGLGYMRESLVERLYRDNRILSIGGGTREVMNEIISKQMGL from the coding sequence ATGCCCGCCTTCCAGGAATACTTCGACCCCAGCCACCAAATGGTCCGCGACAGCGTCAGACGTTTCGTCGAACGCGAGATCCTGCCGGACATCGATGCGTGGGAAGAAGCCGAAAGCTTCCCTCGTGAGCTGTACCTGAAGGCCGGTGCGGCCGGCATCCTCGGCATCGGTTATCCCGAAGCGCTGGGTGGCAGTCACGAAGGTGATCTGTTCGCCAAGATCGCCGCCAGTGAAGAACTGATGCGCTGTGGCTCCGGCGGGTTGGTGGCCGGGCTCGGTTCGCTCGATATCGGTCTACCGCCAGTCGTCAAATGGGCCCGGCCCGAAGTGCGTGATTGCGTCGTGCCTCAAGTGCTCAGTGGCGAGAAAATCAGCGCATTGGCCGTCACCGAGCCGGGCGGCGGTTCTGACGTCGCCAACCTGCAGACCCGCGCCATCCGCGACGGCGATCATTACCGGGTCAGCGGCAGCAAAACCTTTATCACCAGTGGCGTACGCGCGGATTACTACACCGTCGCGGTGCGTACCGGTGCGCCCGGGTTTGGCGGCATCAGCCTGCTGTTGATCGAGAAGGGCACGCCGGGTTTTACCGTCGGTCGGCAGCTGAAGAAAATGGGTTGGTGGGCGTCGGACACGGCTGAATTGTTCTTCGATGATTGCCGGGTGCCTGTGGGAAACCTGATCGGCGCGGAGAACATGGGGTTCGCCTGCATCATGGGCAACTTTCAGAGCGAGCGTCTGGCGTTGGCGTTGATGGCCAACATGACCGCGCAACTGGCGCTGGAAGAAAGCCTGAAGTGGGCGCGGGAGCGTGAAGCGTTCGGCAAACCCATCGGCAAGTTCCAGGTGATCAAGCATCGCCTCGCGGAAATGGCCACGGCGCTGGAAGTCTCGCGGGAGTTCACCTACCGGCAGGCGGCGAAGATGGCGGCGGGGCAGAGCGTGATCAGGGAAATCTCCATGGCCAAGAACTTCGCCACGGACACCTCGGACCGCATCACCACGGAAGCGGTGCAGATACTCGGCGGGCTGGGTTATATGCGCGAAAGCCTGGTGGAGCGGCTGTATCGGGATAACCGCATCTTGTCGATTGGCGGCGGGACGCGGGAAGTGATGAACGAGATCATCAGCAAACAGATGGGGCTTTAG
- a CDS encoding adenine phosphoribosyltransferase, with product MVFDSFDIKSLIRPVIDFPKPGVIFRDITPLFQSPKALRLVMDSFAHRYVEADFTHIGAMDARGFLIGSVLAYQLNKPLVLFRKQGKLPADVLAEGYATEYGEAFLEVHADSLCEGDSVVMFDDLIATGGTLIAAANLIRRMGARVHEAAAIIDLPELGGSQRLEDMGIPTFCLTQFALTDK from the coding sequence ATGGTCTTCGACTCCTTCGACATCAAATCCCTGATCCGCCCTGTGATCGATTTCCCGAAACCGGGCGTGATTTTTCGCGACATCACCCCGCTGTTCCAGTCGCCCAAGGCCCTGCGCCTGGTGATGGACAGCTTCGCCCACCGCTATGTGGAAGCCGACTTCACCCACATCGGCGCGATGGATGCGCGGGGCTTTCTGATCGGTTCGGTGCTGGCGTATCAGTTGAACAAGCCGCTGGTGCTGTTCCGCAAGCAAGGCAAACTGCCGGCGGACGTACTGGCTGAAGGCTACGCGACCGAATACGGCGAAGCGTTCCTCGAAGTGCACGCCGACAGCCTGTGTGAAGGCGACTCGGTGGTGATGTTCGATGACCTGATCGCCACCGGCGGCACGCTGATCGCAGCGGCCAACCTGATCCGCCGCATGGGCGCCCGCGTTCACGAAGCAGCGGCGATCATCGACCTGCCGGAACTGGGTGGTTCGCAGCGTCTTGAGGACATGGGCATTCCTACGTTCTGCCTGACGCAGTTTGCGCTGACCGACAAGTAA
- the fnr gene encoding fumarate/nitrate reduction transcriptional regulator Fnr, which yields MSEPVKLRAHNQANCKDCSLAPLCLPLSLNLEDMDALDEIVKRGRPLKKGEFLFRQGDTFDSVYAVRSGALKTFSLSDTGEEQLTGFHLPSELVGLSGMDTEKHPVSAQALETTSVCEIPFERLDELALQLPQLRRQLMRVMSREIRDDQQMMLLLSKKTADERIATFLVNLSARFRARGFSANQFRLSMSRNEIGNYLGLAVETVSRVFTRFQQNELIAAEGKEIHILDPIQLCALAGGSLEV from the coding sequence ATGTCCGAGCCAGTTAAACTGCGCGCTCACAACCAGGCTAATTGCAAGGATTGCAGCCTGGCCCCTCTCTGCCTGCCACTTTCGCTGAATCTGGAAGACATGGATGCGCTGGACGAAATCGTTAAACGTGGCCGCCCGTTGAAAAAGGGTGAGTTCCTGTTCCGCCAGGGCGACACCTTCGATTCCGTTTATGCAGTACGCTCCGGCGCCCTGAAGACCTTCAGCCTGAGCGATACCGGCGAAGAACAACTCACGGGTTTCCACCTGCCGAGCGAACTGGTCGGGCTGTCCGGCATGGACACCGAGAAACACCCGGTCTCCGCCCAGGCTCTGGAAACCACCTCGGTCTGCGAGATTCCGTTCGAACGCCTCGACGAACTGGCCCTGCAACTGCCGCAGCTGCGCCGTCAGTTGATGCGCGTGATGAGCCGCGAAATTCGCGACGACCAGCAAATGATGTTGCTGCTGTCGAAGAAAACCGCCGACGAGCGCATCGCCACGTTCCTGGTCAACCTGTCGGCCCGCTTCCGCGCTCGCGGGTTCTCGGCCAACCAGTTCCGTTTGAGCATGTCGCGCAATGAAATCGGCAACTACCTGGGGCTGGCGGTGGAAACCGTGTCCCGGGTCTTCACCCGCTTCCAGCAAAACGAACTGATCGCCGCCGAGGGCAAGGAAATCCATATCCTCGACCCGATCCAGCTCTGCGCCCTGGCCGGTGGCTCGCTCGAAGTCTGA
- the hemN gene encoding oxygen-independent coproporphyrinogen III oxidase: MLDAIRWDTDLIRRYDLAGPRYTSYPTAVQFNSQVGTFDLFHALRDSRKALRPLSLYVHVPFCANICYYCACNKVITKDRGRALPYLQRLEQEIQLIACHLDPAQKVEQLHFGGGTPTFLSHDELRQLMAHLRKHFNLLDDDSGDYGIEIDPREADWSTMGLLRELGFNRVSIGLQDLDPAVQRAVNRLQSLEETRAVIDAARTLQFRSINIDLIYGLPKQTPDNFARTVEEVISLQPDRLSVFNYAHLPERFMPQRRINGNELPSPTQKLEMLQRTIEQLTAAGYRYIGMDHFALPDDELAIAQEESTLQRNFQGYTTHGHCDLIGLGVSAISQIGDLYCQNSSDLNQYQNTLAGAQLATSRGLVCNADDRLRRAVIQQLICNFSLDFAEIERSFNIDFQGYFGALWPQLQGMAKDGLIELDRERISVLPAGRLLVRSVCMVFDAYLEQQNRQRFSRVI, from the coding sequence ATGCTCGACGCCATTCGTTGGGACACCGATTTGATCCGCCGCTACGACCTGGCGGGGCCGCGCTACACCTCGTACCCGACGGCCGTGCAATTCAACAGTCAGGTCGGCACCTTCGACCTGTTCCATGCCCTGCGCGACAGCCGCAAGGCCCTGCGCCCGTTGTCGCTGTACGTGCACGTGCCGTTCTGCGCGAACATTTGCTACTACTGCGCCTGCAACAAGGTCATCACCAAGGATCGCGGCCGCGCCCTACCGTACCTGCAACGGCTCGAACAGGAAATCCAGCTGATCGCCTGCCACCTCGACCCGGCGCAGAAAGTCGAACAACTGCACTTCGGCGGCGGCACCCCGACCTTTCTCAGCCACGACGAATTGCGGCAGTTGATGGCGCACCTGCGCAAACATTTCAATCTTCTGGATGACGATTCTGGCGATTACGGCATTGAGATCGACCCGCGCGAAGCCGACTGGTCGACCATGGGCCTGCTGCGTGAGCTGGGCTTCAACCGGGTCAGCATCGGTCTGCAGGATCTCGACCCGGCGGTGCAACGGGCGGTCAATCGCCTGCAAAGCCTGGAAGAAACCCGCGCGGTGATCGACGCGGCACGCACCCTGCAATTTCGCTCGATCAACATCGACCTGATCTACGGTTTGCCCAAGCAGACCCCGGACAACTTCGCCCGTACCGTCGAGGAAGTCATCAGTCTGCAACCGGATCGGCTGTCAGTATTCAACTACGCGCACCTGCCGGAACGCTTCATGCCGCAGCGACGGATCAACGGCAACGAACTGCCGAGCCCGACGCAGAAACTGGAAATGCTGCAACGCACCATCGAACAACTGACTGCCGCCGGCTATCGCTACATCGGCATGGACCACTTCGCCCTGCCCGACGATGAACTGGCGATTGCCCAGGAAGAATCGACCCTGCAACGCAACTTCCAGGGCTACACCACCCATGGTCATTGCGACCTGATCGGTCTGGGCGTATCGGCCATCAGCCAGATCGGCGACCTGTACTGCCAGAACAGCAGCGACCTCAATCAATACCAGAACACCCTGGCTGGCGCGCAACTGGCCACCAGCCGTGGCCTGGTGTGCAACGCTGACGATCGCCTGCGTCGCGCAGTGATTCAGCAACTGATCTGCAATTTCAGCCTGGATTTCGCCGAGATCGAGCGCAGTTTCAACATCGATTTCCAGGGCTACTTCGGCGCGCTCTGGCCGCAGTTGCAAGGCATGGCAAAGGACGGGTTGATCGAACTGGATCGCGAACGAATCAGCGTGCTGCCGGCCGGGCGCCTGCTGGTGCGTTCGGTGTGCATGGTGTTCGACGCTTATCTGGAACAGCAGAACCGCCAGCGTTTCTCGCGGGTGATCTAG
- a CDS encoding sulfite exporter TauE/SafE family protein: MLELAPLLVSALILGLLGGGHCLGMCGGLMGALTLAIPKEQRSRRFRLLLAYNLGRILSYATAGLLIGLAGWAVANSPAALFMRVLAGLLLIAMGLYLAGWWSGLTRIESLGRGLWRYIQPVANRLLPVSSLPRALLLGALWGWLPCGLVYSTLLWSASQGNALDSALLMLAFGLGTWPVLLATGLAAERVTALLRKRSVRMAGGLLVILFGIWTLPGPHQHWLMGH; this comes from the coding sequence ATGCTTGAACTGGCGCCGCTGTTGGTGTCTGCGTTGATTCTCGGCCTGCTCGGTGGCGGGCATTGCCTGGGCATGTGCGGCGGCCTGATGGGCGCGCTGACCCTGGCGATTCCCAAGGAACAACGCAGCCGACGCTTTCGATTGCTGCTGGCCTACAACCTCGGACGAATCCTCAGCTATGCCACTGCGGGACTGCTGATCGGGCTGGCCGGCTGGGCCGTCGCCAACAGTCCTGCGGCGTTGTTCATGCGCGTGCTCGCCGGGTTGCTGCTGATCGCCATGGGCTTGTACCTGGCGGGCTGGTGGAGCGGCCTGACCCGCATCGAAAGCCTGGGTCGCGGACTGTGGCGTTACATTCAACCTGTCGCCAATCGTCTGCTGCCGGTGTCGAGTCTGCCCCGGGCGCTGCTGCTCGGCGCGCTGTGGGGCTGGCTGCCGTGCGGGCTGGTTTACAGCACGTTGCTGTGGTCGGCCAGCCAGGGCAATGCACTGGACAGTGCCTTGCTGATGCTCGCCTTCGGGCTCGGCACCTGGCCGGTATTGCTGGCGACCGGCCTCGCGGCCGAGCGGGTCACAGCGCTGTTGCGCAAACGCAGCGTGCGCATGGCTGGTGGATTGCTGGTGATCCTGTTCGGCATCTGGACCCTGCCGGGGCCGCACCAGCACTGGCTGATGGGCCACTGA
- the ccoS gene encoding cbb3-type cytochrome oxidase assembly protein CcoS: protein MPALYVMIPAALLIVAIAVYIFFWAVDSGQYDDLDGPAHSILFDDQDPNHTAAVDEANPAKPDDKAPPHA from the coding sequence ATGCCAGCTCTCTACGTGATGATCCCGGCCGCGCTGCTGATCGTGGCCATCGCCGTCTACATCTTCTTCTGGGCGGTGGACAGCGGCCAGTACGACGACCTCGACGGCCCCGCCCACAGCATCCTGTTCGACGACCAGGACCCGAACCACACCGCTGCGGTGGACGAAGCCAACCCGGCCAAACCGGACGACAAGGCGCCGCCCCATGCTTGA